From Staphylococcus sp. IVB6214:
TCATCAACTGTAAGAAGATCGTAATCCCAGCGACAACTTTGACAACAACCGCCACGGTTAGAGTCACGTGCCGTCATATGATTACTCAATGTACAGCGTCCTGAATAAGCAATACACATCGCACCGTGAATGAATGCCTCTATTTCGATATCTACCTTTTCCTTCATTTCTTTCATTTCCATTGCACCTGTTTCACGTGCAAGTACAACACGATCCAAACCTTCTTCTTTCCAATACTCAACCGCTTTATAGTTACTGAGTGATTGCTGTGTTGAAAGATGAATTTCAAGGTTTGGGGCGACACGTTTACATGTTTCGATAATTAAAGGGTCTGCAACGATAATGCCTGTTGCACCAGTTCCTTCTAACTGGATTAAGTATTCATCAAGCCCTTCAATATTTTCATCATGAGCGATGATGTTTGTTGTGACATATATTTTTGCACCATATTTATTCGCAAACTCAACACCTTCACGAATTTCATCAATCGTGAAGTTATCTGCATTTGAACGCAAACCATATTCTTGTCCACCGAGAAATACAGCATCTGCACCGTAATGAATCGCAATTTTTAACTTTTCAAGGTTACCGGCCGGTGCAAGCAATTCGGGTTTTTTTACTTTAGGTTTCGCATCAGTATTCACTGCTTCTAATACCGTCATATGCTATCTCTCCTTATATTAATATACCGTTTGTTTATAGTAGAATCCTTCATCAAATGGACGATGTTCAGGCTGAATCGCTTCAATTGGATCTACTAGCATAAACTTCTCATCTTCATAAACTTCTGGGTCTTCTTCATATAAATCGATTGCTTCTCGATATTGTTCTGTAACGGTATTAATATATTCTTCTGAATGTAACAAACCGTCAATCTTTAAGCTATCGATACCTGCTTCAAATAATGGTGCCAATTCTTCAATTAAGCAAATATCATTCGGAGACATAATATGTGTACCGTTATAATCTTCATATACAGGGTATTTGTTATCACGTTCTTCATCATATAACAACAGCTGTGTATGCTCA
This genomic window contains:
- a CDS encoding U32 family peptidase, which translates into the protein MTVLEAVNTDAKPKVKKPELLAPAGNLEKLKIAIHYGADAVFLGGQEYGLRSNADNFTIDEIREGVEFANKYGAKIYVTTNIIAHDENIEGLDEYLIQLEGTGATGIIVADPLIIETCKRVAPNLEIHLSTQQSLSNYKAVEYWKEEGLDRVVLARETGAMEMKEMKEKVDIEIEAFIHGAMCIAYSGRCTLSNHMTARDSNRGGCCQSCRWDYDLLTVDEDGELDVYYEDGSAVPFAMSPRDLKLIESIPNMMDLGIDSLKIEGRMKSIHYIATVVSVYRKVIDAYAADPENFKIKPEWLSELDKCANRDTAPAFFKGTPGYEEQMFGNESSKKSPYDFIGLVLAYDEETQIATIQQRNHFKPGQEVEFFGPEIETFTQVVEAIYDEEGNELDAARHPLQIVQIKVERPIYVNNMMRKEV